The following coding sequences are from one Phycisphaerae bacterium window:
- a CDS encoding sigma-54 dependent transcriptional regulator produces MREKNILVVDDDRIILDSLCEFLSLEGFKTNGAETLKAALTELEKQSYSLVITDINLPDGDGFELLDAIGKNYPQTVVIAITGYGSIESAIKAIRRGAYEYLTKPIVDDELRLVVERAIKQQSIISENENLRLQLEQKYSLENIISHDYKMAKIFELVEAVADSKTTILMAGPSGTGKSMLAKAIHHRSSRRNKPFVEVGCGALPETLLESELFGHVKGSFTGAVKNKEGKFLAANNGTIFLDEVSNASPALQAKLLRVLEDRQFEPVGSNKTETVDTRILLASNRDLNDEVKQGRFREDLYYRINVVTIDLPPLCDRVGDVRLLAKHFLQVYCAQNNKDKLGITTEAMEYLERYPWPGNVRELENTIERAVLLSKDKFIGPLDLPNSIKQDQRQKTYNQMSLKQAMAEPEKNIIHQALEANHWNRQETAKALRINRTTLYKKMKQYGLDAEAERLGLT; encoded by the coding sequence ATGAGAGAAAAAAATATTCTTGTTGTTGATGACGATAGAATCATATTGGATTCGCTGTGTGAATTTTTATCGCTCGAAGGATTCAAAACAAACGGCGCCGAAACGTTAAAGGCCGCTTTAACCGAGCTGGAAAAACAAAGCTATAGTCTTGTTATAACGGATATTAACTTGCCGGACGGAGACGGCTTCGAATTATTGGATGCCATCGGGAAAAACTACCCGCAAACAGTAGTAATTGCGATAACCGGCTATGGCAGCATCGAAAGCGCAATCAAGGCCATAAGGCGAGGCGCCTACGAATACCTTACCAAGCCGATTGTTGACGATGAGCTGCGACTGGTAGTGGAAAGAGCAATTAAACAGCAATCCATTATAAGTGAAAACGAGAACCTGCGATTACAGCTCGAACAAAAATACAGTCTGGAAAACATAATCAGCCACGACTACAAAATGGCCAAAATCTTCGAGCTTGTAGAGGCCGTCGCAGACAGCAAAACAACAATACTAATGGCTGGCCCCTCAGGCACCGGCAAAAGCATGCTCGCAAAAGCAATACACCATCGCTCGAGCCGAAGGAACAAGCCCTTTGTAGAGGTCGGCTGCGGCGCACTGCCGGAAACTCTGCTTGAAAGTGAGTTATTCGGCCACGTCAAAGGTTCGTTCACCGGCGCCGTAAAAAATAAGGAAGGCAAATTCCTCGCGGCAAATAACGGCACAATTTTCCTCGATGAAGTTTCCAATGCCTCACCCGCCCTTCAGGCAAAGCTCCTGCGGGTGCTGGAGGATAGGCAATTCGAGCCGGTCGGCAGTAACAAAACTGAAACCGTCGACACGAGAATATTACTCGCTTCAAATAGAGACCTGAACGACGAAGTAAAGCAAGGCAGGTTCAGAGAAGATTTGTACTACCGGATAAATGTGGTAACGATAGACCTGCCGCCGCTGTGCGACAGAGTGGGTGACGTTCGGCTGCTGGCAAAGCATTTTCTGCAGGTTTACTGCGCACAAAACAACAAAGACAAACTCGGCATTACCACCGAGGCGATGGAATATCTGGAGCGTTACCCCTGGCCTGGCAACGTGCGCGAGTTGGAAAACACCATCGAACGGGCGGTTTTGCTGAGTAAAGACAAATTCATCGGCCCTCTCGATCTGCCAAACTCAATCAAACAGGACCAGCGGCAAAAAACATATAACCAAATGAGCTTAAAGCAAGCAATGGCTGAACCGGAGAAAAACATCATCCACCAAGCTCTTGAGGCCAACCACTGGAACAGGCAGGAAACCGCCAAAGCGCTGCGGATAAACCGCACAACTTTATACAAAAAAATGAAACAATACGGCCTCGACGCCGAAGCCGAGCGATTGGGGCTGACCTGA
- a CDS encoding 7-carboxy-7-deazaguanine synthase QueE — MDNPKIKITEVFYSLQGEGFLAGVPSVFIRLAGCPLRCRWCDTKYAWDERTEKDYSVEEILGTIQQEKSRFVVITGGEPMINSNLAELVQKLKWVGKHITVETAGTTFIAGMFCDLMSISPKLSNSTPEKIGLAKAHEALRLDVDVLRKLIDNYNYQLKFVVDSQGDLAEIEQTIESIGNVDLARVMLMPRGATRDELLAKSPMVAEMCKRIGFAFCQRLQVLLWNNKRGT; from the coding sequence ATGGACAACCCTAAGATAAAGATTACTGAGGTGTTTTACTCGCTTCAAGGCGAGGGATTTCTGGCAGGCGTTCCCAGCGTGTTTATCCGTTTGGCGGGATGTCCTCTGCGGTGCAGGTGGTGCGATACGAAATACGCCTGGGACGAAAGGACAGAAAAAGATTACAGCGTTGAAGAAATACTTGGGACAATCCAACAAGAAAAAAGCAGATTCGTCGTTATAACCGGCGGGGAGCCGATGATAAATTCCAACCTGGCAGAATTAGTCCAAAAGTTAAAGTGGGTTGGTAAACATATTACAGTTGAAACTGCGGGGACCACATTCATAGCAGGCATGTTCTGCGACTTAATGAGCATTAGTCCGAAACTAAGCAACTCTACACCTGAGAAAATCGGACTTGCAAAGGCTCACGAAGCGTTAAGGTTAGACGTGGATGTCTTGCGTAAATTGATAGATAATTATAATTACCAGCTAAAATTTGTGGTGGATTCACAGGGCGATTTGGCCGAGATTGAGCAAACAATAGAAAGTATCGGAAACGTCGATCTGGCAAGGGTGATGTTGATGCCGCGGGGGGCTACAAGAGACGAGCTTTTAGCCAAATCGCCGATGGTAGCGGAAATGTGCAAGCGCATCGGCTTTGCATTTTGCCAGCGTCTGCAGGTTTTGCTTTGGAATAACAAAAGGGGTACGTGA
- a CDS encoding FliA/WhiG family RNA polymerase sigma factor: MKTDQQLDIDQIWEQFHKTGDTHSRNLLMEHYRPLVKYTAERLRSKLPDKVELDDLISAGIFGLMDAIDAFDPSRGVKFETYCSPRVRGAILDELRSMDWVPRLVRARAHQLTKAVHSLETHLGRKPTEKEMAEELDMNTEEFSRLQHDANAVGLVSLDTKYSEGEGEKDIREIDVIKDQRSEDPLTEAQKRDLKNLLTKGLTRAERLIIVLYYYEEMTMKEIGATLDLSESRVSQMHSSIVARLKAQMNTRKKEFAVE, translated from the coding sequence ATGAAAACCGACCAACAACTCGACATTGACCAAATATGGGAGCAATTTCACAAAACCGGCGACACTCATTCCCGCAATCTCCTTATGGAACATTACAGGCCCCTGGTAAAATATACCGCCGAGCGGTTACGCAGCAAACTGCCTGATAAGGTTGAGCTGGATGACCTTATCAGCGCCGGCATCTTCGGATTGATGGACGCCATTGACGCTTTCGACCCCTCCAGGGGCGTAAAATTTGAGACATATTGCTCGCCTCGTGTAAGAGGCGCCATCCTTGACGAGTTACGGAGTATGGACTGGGTGCCGCGGCTGGTACGTGCCCGTGCCCACCAGCTGACCAAGGCCGTCCATTCGCTTGAAACCCACCTCGGCCGCAAGCCCACAGAAAAAGAAATGGCTGAAGAACTGGATATGAATACAGAGGAGTTTAGCAGACTCCAGCACGATGCAAATGCGGTCGGACTGGTTTCTCTCGACACCAAATACAGCGAGGGCGAGGGCGAAAAAGATATTCGCGAAATAGACGTAATCAAAGACCAAAGAAGCGAAGACCCCCTCACCGAAGCCCAAAAGCGAGACCTGAAAAACCTGCTCACCAAAGGTCTGACACGGGCTGAACGGCTGATTATCGTCTTATATTATTACGAAGAAATGACTATGAAGGAAATCGGCGCAACGCTCGATTTATCCGAATCCCGCGTCTCTCAAATGCACTCCTCCATTGTTGCACGTCTAAAAGCTCAAATGAACACCCGCAAAAAGGAATTCGCAGTCGAGTAA
- the dapF gene encoding diaminopimelate epimerase, with the protein MRFTKMHGIGNDYVYVNCFEEKVADPAKLAQIVSDRHFGIGSDGLILICPSQKADVRMRIFNADGSEAEMCGNGIRCVAKFSYEHKLAKVGKSFIVPGCPPCPASLSIETGSGVKNVGLTISSGKIQKVCVNMGQPALTPKDIPVKLPGEKVIDEPIEILGEKLRMTCVSMGNPHAVFFCDDVSLIELEKFGPAIEKHSIFPNRTNVHFVQVDDPAEFTMRTWERGSGITLACGTGACACCVATVLTGRGERVCTAHLPGGDLELNWCEKDNCVYMTGPAVEVFEGIWPNV; encoded by the coding sequence ATGAGATTTACAAAAATGCACGGTATCGGCAATGACTATGTCTATGTGAATTGCTTCGAGGAGAAAGTCGCCGACCCTGCAAAATTAGCTCAAATCGTCAGCGACCGCCACTTCGGTATCGGTTCGGATGGCTTGATTCTGATATGCCCCTCGCAGAAAGCCGATGTGCGGATGCGCATCTTCAATGCCGATGGCTCCGAAGCCGAAATGTGCGGAAATGGGATTCGGTGCGTGGCTAAATTCTCCTACGAACATAAATTAGCCAAGGTGGGCAAGTCATTTATCGTGCCGGGCTGCCCCCCCTGCCCCGCCTCATTAAGCATAGAGACCGGCAGTGGTGTTAAAAACGTCGGGCTTACAATCAGCAGCGGCAAGATCCAAAAGGTATGCGTCAATATGGGCCAGCCGGCCCTGACACCAAAAGATATACCTGTAAAACTGCCTGGGGAAAAAGTGATAGATGAGCCGATAGAGATTCTCGGAGAGAAGCTGCGGATGACCTGTGTATCAATGGGAAATCCGCACGCCGTATTTTTCTGCGATGATGTCAGCTTAATTGAGCTTGAAAAATTTGGCCCTGCTATCGAAAAGCACAGCATCTTCCCCAACCGCACTAATGTGCATTTTGTTCAGGTTGATGACCCTGCTGAATTCACTATGCGGACGTGGGAACGGGGCAGCGGAATTACCCTCGCCTGCGGCACAGGCGCTTGCGCGTGTTGTGTGGCAACGGTGCTCACCGGCCGAGGAGAACGGGTATGCACCGCACATCTGCCCGGAGGCGACCTCGAATTGAACTGGTGTGAAAAAGACAACTGTGTCTATATGACCGGCCCGGCCGTCGAGGTCTTCGAAGGCATCTGGCCCAACGTTTAA
- a CDS encoding MerR family transcriptional regulator → MQVEVKNRILQIPTKLYRIGDLVRCTPFSRQTIHNYTIMGLIREAQWTEGGHRLYDESVFEKLSKIMELKKTKTLWEIRRILNKEKPAGEITKRN, encoded by the coding sequence ATGCAGGTAGAAGTTAAAAATCGCATATTGCAGATACCTACCAAGCTCTATCGAATTGGTGATTTGGTCCGTTGCACCCCCTTCTCCCGGCAAACTATCCATAACTACACGATAATGGGACTCATTCGTGAGGCGCAATGGACCGAAGGCGGGCACCGGCTGTATGACGAGTCGGTCTTTGAAAAATTATCAAAGATCATGGAACTCAAGAAAACAAAAACGCTTTGGGAAATAAGGCGGATTTTAAATAAAGAAAAACCAGCCGGCGAAATAACAAAACGCAACTAG
- a CDS encoding prephenate dehydrogenase/arogenate dehydrogenase family protein, which yields MRELRQITVLGLGLLGGSITLAVSRTFAGVKTVGYSHRSVTRRKARELAVATEIADDIRASVSDADLVILATPIGTFEKIFGEISDVLPEGCIVTDVGSTKALPHQWAAKKLPETVHYVGSHPIAGSEQSGVEFARDDLFERSICILTTTNKTNRQAVRTLKRFWSKLGCSVKLMSPAEHDRILANVSHLPHITAAALINASNVKELPFSGKGFMDMSRIASSPTDIWADVLVTNAKNVTRSIDKITAELGKLKKAIKSGDKKQIEKLLKTARSKRSALIKYKIRKKEIIS from the coding sequence TTGAGAGAGTTAAGGCAAATAACGGTCTTAGGGCTTGGTCTTCTGGGCGGGTCGATAACATTAGCGGTTTCTCGCACATTTGCAGGTGTGAAGACGGTAGGTTACAGCCATCGCAGCGTTACCCGCCGCAAAGCGAGAGAATTGGCGGTCGCAACCGAAATCGCGGATGATATAAGGGCGAGCGTATCCGATGCAGACCTTGTGATACTGGCAACGCCGATAGGCACATTCGAGAAAATATTCGGCGAAATAAGCGATGTGCTGCCAGAGGGCTGCATTGTTACCGATGTCGGCTCAACAAAAGCCCTGCCGCACCAGTGGGCGGCAAAGAAGCTGCCTGAAACGGTTCACTATGTCGGCTCTCATCCGATAGCCGGTTCAGAACAAAGTGGTGTTGAATTTGCCAGAGATGATTTGTTTGAGCGGTCCATCTGTATTCTAACAACGACGAACAAAACCAACCGCCAAGCAGTACGGACTCTTAAGAGATTCTGGTCGAAGCTCGGATGCAGCGTCAAATTGATGAGCCCGGCCGAGCACGACAGGATTCTGGCGAATGTAAGTCATCTGCCACACATAACGGCAGCGGCTCTAATAAATGCCAGCAACGTCAAGGAACTGCCATTTTCCGGCAAAGGCTTTATGGATATGTCGAGAATAGCATCGAGCCCGACCGATATCTGGGCTGATGTGCTGGTGACAAACGCAAAAAATGTGACCAGAAGTATCGATAAAATTACGGCGGAGCTGGGGAAATTGAAAAAAGCAATCAAAAGCGGCGACAAGAAACAAATTGAAAAGCTGCTGAAGACGGCAAGAAGCAAACGCAGCGCACTCATAAAATACAAGATAAGAAAGAAGGAAATAATATCGTGA
- a CDS encoding PilZ domain-containing protein translates to MMESVEKRKFKRLPITLGLSCRKVGSTTEKLYKGRTVNVGPGGLYFETADDAFMPGNLLKVELSIPPTAGLLEIGGKIAAFAKVLRTSNLSDTLSPTKYGVALQFCQSPKLCA, encoded by the coding sequence ATGATGGAAAGTGTTGAAAAACGCAAGTTTAAGCGGTTACCAATAACGCTTGGTTTATCGTGTCGAAAAGTTGGTTCGACAACAGAGAAACTATATAAAGGCCGCACGGTTAATGTGGGGCCGGGCGGTTTGTATTTTGAGACCGCGGATGACGCCTTTATGCCGGGCAATCTTTTAAAGGTAGAACTGTCAATACCCCCTACAGCAGGACTGCTTGAAATTGGCGGTAAGATAGCGGCTTTTGCAAAGGTCTTGAGGACTTCTAACCTCAGCGATACCTTGTCTCCTACCAAGTATGGCGTGGCCCTTCAATTTTGCCAGTCCCCGAAACTTTGCGCATAG
- a CDS encoding SUMF1/EgtB/PvdO family nonheme iron enzyme — translation MKNAKTTICLAVVCVMTAINFASAELIRGIDIDFVTIGNPGNPGDTRVPTPEYGATLANPYGCGAVSYNYRIGKYEVTNAQWNAFTAAAGAPTGNLSNAYDQSAYFTGAQQPTNRVSWYEAAQFCNWLTSGDKSLGAYQFSGDNTNPGDFLGIDRTAAQATYGTVYVIPTETEWYKAAYHKNDGVTGNYWLYATQVQWDNTPSNALINPDPGNNANFYLHSGYTVGSPDYLTNVGEFENSDSAYGTFDQSGNVWEWNETLVDGPSRGCRGGGYDYGLGGLNSGGRGWQDPANEAVAVGFRIAEIPEPCSLVLLSLGGLALRLRSGRALLRKRRA, via the coding sequence ATGAAAAATGCGAAAACAACAATTTGTTTGGCAGTTGTGTGCGTGATGACAGCGATAAATTTTGCTTCGGCTGAGCTCATACGAGGAATTGACATTGATTTTGTAACTATCGGTAATCCGGGAAATCCGGGTGATACGAGAGTCCCAACACCGGAGTATGGGGCTACTCTGGCAAACCCATACGGCTGTGGTGCAGTTAGTTACAATTACCGTATCGGCAAATACGAGGTTACCAACGCTCAGTGGAACGCTTTTACAGCCGCTGCCGGCGCCCCCACTGGCAATCTGAGCAATGCTTACGACCAAAGTGCATATTTCACCGGTGCCCAGCAGCCGACCAATCGTGTAAGCTGGTATGAAGCGGCCCAGTTCTGCAACTGGCTGACCAGCGGCGATAAGAGTCTTGGTGCCTATCAGTTCAGCGGTGATAACACCAATCCCGGTGACTTTCTCGGTATAGACCGCACAGCGGCCCAGGCAACTTATGGCACGGTTTATGTCATCCCAACCGAAACCGAATGGTACAAGGCTGCTTATCACAAGAACGACGGCGTTACGGGCAATTACTGGTTATACGCAACTCAGGTTCAATGGGACAATACGCCGAGCAACGCACTGATTAATCCTGACCCGGGTAATAACGCCAATTTTTATCTGCACAGCGGTTATACCGTTGGCAGTCCTGATTACCTGACTAATGTTGGGGAGTTCGAGAACTCTGATAGTGCCTATGGCACGTTTGACCAGAGCGGCAATGTCTGGGAATGGAACGAAACTCTTGTTGACGGTCCCTCTCGTGGTTGTCGCGGTGGGGGGTATGATTACGGCTTAGGCGGCCTTAACTCGGGCGGCCGGGGCTGGCAGGACCCGGCGAACGAAGCTGTCGCTGTAGGATTCCGTATCGCCGAAATTCCTGAACCGTGCAGTTTGGTTTTGCTGTCCTTGGGCGGATTGGCCCTTCGACTTCGCTCAGGGCGGGCTTTGCTTAGAAAACGCAGGGCATAA
- a CDS encoding ATP-binding protein — MTNRKKLPPEKAGTQKQLADTERLATLGKLTSKVAHELNNPMDGILRYINLTMRIVEQENLEKAKEYLTQCRKGLMRMVQIVSELLEFSRSTYAQFEHVKIEQIVQDAVKTMDTKAENLNVRILSSCAAGIPEVPSGNLFQVFCNLIKNALDAMPDGGQLRISTRLAADNTAVVEFRDTGAGFAPENAKVIFEPFFTTKDKGKGTGLGLAICKDIIERYNGRITAENAPGGGSIFTVYLPAAPIENP, encoded by the coding sequence ATGACTAACCGTAAGAAATTACCACCTGAAAAGGCCGGTACTCAAAAACAGTTGGCTGACACTGAAAGGCTGGCTACCCTCGGCAAGCTCACTTCTAAAGTGGCACACGAGTTAAATAATCCTATGGATGGAATACTGCGATACATCAATCTTACGATGAGAATCGTTGAGCAGGAAAATCTCGAAAAAGCCAAAGAATACCTCACACAGTGCCGCAAGGGACTTATGAGGATGGTTCAAATCGTAAGTGAGTTGTTGGAATTCTCTCGTAGCACTTATGCGCAATTTGAACACGTCAAAATAGAGCAGATTGTTCAAGATGCTGTAAAAACAATGGACACCAAGGCCGAAAACTTGAATGTCCGGATATTATCGAGCTGCGCCGCCGGCATACCGGAAGTCCCGAGCGGCAATTTATTTCAAGTCTTCTGTAACCTTATAAAGAATGCGCTGGACGCAATGCCGGATGGCGGACAGCTTCGCATCTCCACGCGCCTTGCAGCAGATAATACCGCTGTCGTGGAGTTTCGCGACACAGGGGCCGGCTTCGCCCCCGAAAACGCCAAAGTTATATTCGAGCCGTTCTTTACCACAAAAGATAAAGGCAAAGGAACGGGATTGGGATTGGCAATATGTAAAGACATAATCGAAAGATACAACGGCCGGATAACTGCTGAAAATGCGCCCGGTGGCGGCAGTATTTTCACCGTATATCTGCCTGCTGCACCGATAGAAAACCCATAA
- a CDS encoding acetyl-CoA carboxylase carboxyltransferase subunit alpha, translated as MSNNKHKISDGDYLVFEDKVADIDRQTNELRRLSSVKGIDYSAEISRLQQKQVAELKRVYSSLTAWQTVQVARHSKRPLLTDYLDRMVKDFRELHGDKCFGDDRAIITGLGEIGRERVLIVGQNKGRDTKEKVACNFGCANPEGYRKALAKMKFAEKYSIPIVTLIDTPGAYPGIGAEERGQAPAIAVNLMEMARLHVPIICICIGEGGSGGALGIGVGDRMAMLEFAYYSVISPEGCAAILWRDGSQAPDAAEALKLTSKDLYKLNLVDAIIPEPLGGAHRNVHDTVHNVEEYIVKTLRDLKRMKIDNLLDSRYKKLRSIGSNINNLAKDNISKTQIKAAAKPRRAKLKPVPAEV; from the coding sequence ATGTCGAACAATAAACATAAAATCAGCGATGGTGATTATCTCGTCTTCGAAGACAAAGTTGCTGACATCGACCGCCAGACAAACGAGCTGCGCAGGCTCAGTTCCGTCAAAGGAATCGACTATTCGGCTGAGATTTCCCGTCTCCAGCAAAAGCAGGTTGCCGAGCTTAAACGGGTCTATTCCAGTCTGACCGCATGGCAGACTGTCCAGGTGGCACGCCATTCAAAAAGGCCCCTGCTCACAGACTACCTCGACCGGATGGTGAAAGATTTCCGCGAATTGCACGGCGATAAGTGCTTTGGCGATGACCGTGCAATCATAACAGGATTAGGAGAAATCGGCAGAGAGAGAGTATTAATCGTCGGCCAGAATAAAGGCAGGGACACAAAGGAAAAAGTCGCCTGCAATTTCGGCTGTGCCAATCCCGAAGGCTACCGCAAAGCGTTGGCCAAAATGAAATTCGCAGAAAAGTACAGTATTCCCATCGTTACTCTCATTGACACTCCCGGCGCTTATCCGGGCATTGGAGCTGAGGAACGCGGACAGGCACCGGCTATCGCGGTCAATCTTATGGAGATGGCTCGCTTGCACGTGCCGATAATTTGCATCTGTATCGGCGAGGGCGGTTCAGGTGGCGCTCTGGGTATAGGAGTAGGTGATAGGATGGCGATGCTTGAATTCGCATATTATTCGGTAATATCCCCTGAGGGTTGTGCCGCAATTCTTTGGCGCGATGGCTCACAGGCCCCCGATGCCGCTGAGGCGCTTAAATTGACAAGTAAGGATTTGTATAAGTTAAATCTCGTTGATGCTATTATTCCAGAGCCCCTCGGCGGAGCTCATCGTAACGTCCACGACACCGTTCACAATGTCGAGGAATATATTGTTAAAACCCTCCGCGACCTCAAACGCATGAAAATTGACAATCTGCTTGACAGCAGATACAAAAAATTACGCTCGATAGGCAGTAACATAAATAATCTCGCCAAAGATAATATAAGCAAAACCCAGATAAAAGCTGCTGCAAAACCCCGTCGGGCAAAGCTAAAACCCGTCCCCGCAGAAGTCTGA
- a CDS encoding sensor domain-containing diguanylate cyclase has protein sequence MHQSSKSSDNTGDPAPCGVSQLEQITPLARQINCLDIERIANVCINDIPKLVGVRFASLYILDETNNILLLQKYNHPFLINKIVSVNQNPPSSMVVAVRSKMLIQIRDIDTHKKPIIRKSQRAFAENYQTSNCIIVPLICQDKVVGVLNLADKMEGKGFSGDDIALVELLSQLVGASIGNIKLFEKIQHQAITDGLTGLANHKTFYETLEKELWRMRRYGGQISLIMADIDGLKRINDAYGHHAGDKVISEISKKIKACVRQIDTAARYGGDEFAVILPSTLLADAVIAAERMVNSVSGSPITWKKEQIALSISVGVGEYDSESSPEDITSRSDQALYMAKQAGKNTVKIFEATHQRQTS, from the coding sequence ATGCACCAAAGCAGTAAGAGTTCCGATAATACCGGTGACCCTGCTCCCTGCGGTGTTTCCCAGCTTGAGCAGATAACTCCATTGGCCCGGCAGATAAACTGTCTCGACATCGAACGAATAGCCAATGTTTGCATTAATGACATTCCCAAATTGGTCGGCGTGAGATTTGCTTCGCTGTATATACTTGACGAAACAAACAATATTTTGCTCCTCCAGAAATACAATCATCCGTTTCTTATAAATAAAATAGTCTCAGTCAATCAAAATCCGCCTTCTTCTATGGTTGTGGCGGTAAGAAGTAAAATGCTTATACAGATACGAGACATAGACACCCATAAAAAGCCTATCATCAGGAAATCTCAACGTGCTTTTGCCGAGAATTACCAGACCAGCAATTGCATTATTGTGCCGCTTATTTGCCAGGATAAGGTGGTTGGTGTTCTCAATTTGGCGGACAAAATGGAAGGTAAGGGCTTCAGCGGTGATGATATTGCACTTGTAGAGTTGCTCAGCCAATTAGTTGGCGCCTCAATCGGCAATATAAAGCTTTTTGAGAAGATACAGCATCAAGCTATAACGGACGGTTTGACCGGTCTTGCGAACCACAAAACATTTTATGAAACTCTGGAGAAAGAGCTGTGGAGGATGCGGCGATATGGCGGCCAGATTTCACTGATTATGGCAGATATCGATGGTCTCAAGAGGATAAACGATGCCTACGGCCATCATGCCGGCGACAAGGTCATCAGTGAAATCAGTAAGAAAATAAAGGCGTGCGTCCGACAAATCGACACGGCAGCACGTTACGGTGGGGATGAATTTGCGGTAATTTTGCCCAGTACTTTGCTGGCGGATGCCGTTATTGCTGCTGAGCGTATGGTCAATTCGGTCTCAGGGTCGCCGATAACGTGGAAAAAAGAGCAAATAGCCCTGTCTATCAGCGTCGGGGTCGGAGAATATGATTCAGAGAGTAGTCCCGAGGATATTACAAGCCGGTCCGACCAGGCCCTGTATATGGCTAAACAGGCAGGTAAAAACACAGTAAAGATATTTGAGGCAACCCACCAGAGGCAGACAAGCTAG
- a CDS encoding glycosyl hydrolase family 8 gives MKVLPKLLLIVFAAAAIIFGVGRGLKSADAKAGMLKRWAGFKHYFIDGSGRVKRPDENDSVSEGQAYAMLRAVWLNDKETFDKCYIWTENNMSRYKTRGDNLLAWRWKGGKVIDFTPASDADIDYALALIFADARWGDPGSSAIENYGDKAKKILDDILNLETYSTVSGRLYLSPWIYDGKVITESFAVNPSYYSPAHFRIFYKYTQDKRWLKLVDTTYYMLNSLSRSFAGQQGIGLIPDWCSVDMEDKFGILEGKGDRFGYESIRIPFRVGLDYFWFKSKDGKKFLKGFSGFLEQQFEKNGIIFCEYDYAGDALKKFDSPAFYSCYYYSLSAAKSRYAQKALEKNRSRLKIDGDFWFYENNQDYYLNCLSWLAEGLKAGVIEDISN, from the coding sequence CGGGCTTTAAGCATTATTTCATAGACGGCAGCGGCAGAGTTAAAAGGCCTGACGAAAACGACAGTGTTTCCGAAGGACAGGCATATGCCATGCTGCGAGCGGTCTGGCTGAACGACAAGGAAACTTTCGATAAATGCTATATCTGGACAGAGAATAATATGTCCCGATATAAAACAAGAGGCGATAATCTGCTCGCCTGGCGATGGAAGGGCGGCAAAGTCATTGATTTTACGCCGGCAAGCGACGCTGATATTGATTATGCACTTGCCCTGATTTTTGCCGATGCCCGCTGGGGTGATCCAGGCAGCAGCGCGATTGAAAATTATGGTGATAAGGCCAAGAAGATTCTCGATGACATATTGAACCTCGAGACCTATTCAACGGTGAGCGGCAGGTTATATCTTTCGCCGTGGATTTATGACGGTAAGGTTATAACAGAATCTTTCGCGGTCAATCCATCTTATTATTCGCCAGCACATTTCAGGATATTTTATAAATATACACAGGACAAGCGATGGCTCAAGCTGGTTGACACGACGTATTATATGCTTAATTCATTATCGCGGAGTTTTGCCGGCCAGCAGGGCATAGGCCTTATTCCTGACTGGTGCAGCGTTGATATGGAAGATAAATTCGGCATTCTCGAAGGCAAGGGGGACAGATTCGGTTATGAGTCGATTAGAATACCATTCAGGGTGGGGCTGGATTATTTCTGGTTTAAGAGTAAAGACGGCAAGAAATTTCTGAAGGGTTTCAGCGGTTTTCTGGAACAGCAATTTGAGAAAAACGGGATTATATTCTGCGAATATGACTACGCCGGGGATGCATTGAAAAAATTTGACAGCCCGGCTTTTTATTCCTGTTATTATTATTCTCTTTCAGCGGCAAAGAGCCGATATGCGCAAAAAGCCCTTGAGAAGAACAGGAGCCGACTGAAAATAGACGGCGACTTTTGGTTTTATGAAAACAATCAGGATTATTATTTGAATTGTCTAAGCTGGCTTGCCGAAGGGCTCAAGGCCGGTGTAATAGAGGATATCTCAAATTAA